A genomic segment from Panthera tigris isolate Pti1 chromosome A1, P.tigris_Pti1_mat1.1, whole genome shotgun sequence encodes:
- the LOC122230585 gene encoding uncharacterized protein LOC122230585, translating to MVAPEPARQPALPACSPGPQHSNPPRFFVAGLAGKTIRVPGAGSSHGHVRLDLFTSPALRRRLASDPAAPSARPRCCVFGSLKVRRGSRGARQAGSSTRDVNTGTCRTLVTRRRRAHPVRARRLRPSASPALACKRPRAGLCPSFRSASFSQDWSRQLAAVCWLWRRSECQVCLAVQVASESREGRNKGGGTEIFRSPVIQRDLEIANKSEI from the exons ATGGTGGCTCCGGAGCCAG CGCGCCAGCCGGCTCTCCCCGCTTGCTCGCCCGGCCCTCAGCACTCGAACCCGCCGCGCTTCTTTGTGGCGGGGCTCGCGGGAAAGACAATACGCGTCCCCGGAGCAGGTAGTTCACATGGTCACGTGCGGCTGGATCTGTTTACAAGCCCCGCGCTGCGGCGGCGCCTCGCGTCCGACCCGGCCGCCCCCAGCGCGAGGCCGCGGTGCTGCGTCTTCGGCTCTCTGAAGGTGAGGCGCGGGTCCCGCGGGGCCAGGCAGGCCG GCTCCTCCACGAGGGACGTAAACACGGGCACGTGCCGCACGCTGGTGACGCGGCGGCGGCGCGCACACCCCGTGCGCGCGCGCCGGCTCCGCCCCTCGGCGTCCCCCGCCCTCGCCTGCAAGCGGCCGCGCGCGGGACTCTGTCCATCTTTCCGCTCAGCCTCCTTCTCCCAAGACTGGAGCCGGCAGTTGGCAGCAGTCTGCTGGCTCTGGAGACGGTCAGAGTGCCAGGTGTGCCTTGCGGTACAGGTGGCCTCTGAATCTcgagaaggaaggaacaaaggtgGAGGAACTGAGATTTTTCGAAGCCCCGTCATTCAAAGGGACCTTGAAAT TGCAAATAAATCAGAGATCTAA